One genomic window of Phoenix dactylifera cultivar Barhee BC4 chromosome 6, palm_55x_up_171113_PBpolish2nd_filt_p, whole genome shotgun sequence includes the following:
- the LOC120111122 gene encoding protein PYRICULARIA ORYZAE RESISTANCE 21-like, with protein sequence MAEKTFKLIIKVDLRCCCCYKKIQKILCKIQERDQSIKTITYDKKNNTVTVSGSFDAEMLSRKLRCMACRVIIDIKIEEDNPSKKDDEKKPKDTPPCKPPCPPPCPPACPPPCPPPCPPACPPPCPPPCPPPCPPPSCQVCCWMPSSGGDQGGSCCYSCGRIYGCAPDCPPMPYGGTSYGGYQFILKEDPSTSCTIM encoded by the exons ATGGCAGAAAAG ACCTTCAAGTTAATCATAAAAGTTGACCTACGCTGCTGTTGTTGCTAcaaaaagattcaaaagattCTATGCAAGATCCAAG AACGAGATCAGAGCATAAAAACTATCACCTATGACAAGAAGAACAATACTGTCACAGTCTCCGGCTCATTCGATGCCGAGATGCTCTCCAGGAAGCTCCGCTGCATGGCCTGCAGGGTGATCATAGACATAAAAATTGAAGAGGACAATCCATCCAAAAAGGATGACGAGAAAAAACCTAAGGACACGCCACCGTGTAAACCACCGTGTCCACCACCGTGTCCACCAGCATGTCCACCACCGTGTCCACCACCGTGTCCACCAGCATGTCCACCACCGTGTCCACCACCGTGTCCACCACCATGTCCACCACCAAGCTGTCAGGTTTGTTGCTGGATGCCCTCCTCTGGGGGGGACCAAGGAGGGTCTTGCTGTTACTCTTGTGGAAGGATCTACGGATGTGCGCCTGATTGTCCACCAATGCCCTATGGTGGAACCTCTTATGGAGGATACCAGTTCATTCTTAAGGAGGATCCATCAACGTCATGTACCATCATGTGA